A stretch of DNA from Takifugu flavidus isolate HTHZ2018 chromosome 13, ASM371156v2, whole genome shotgun sequence:
TCCACAGGCCCGGATTCACCGGAACACCACACACATGAAGTCACTGATGTCTTGTGACTTACTCTTGGAATAATCTTAATTGTATATGCAAATTCTGCATTAGAACGGCCATTTtatgagaaaatgaaaacatccgTAAACACAGTTTAAGGGATTTTCTGTCAATTTGCAGTGGTGGTTGTAATGTTTGGACTCTTCTGTAGatagaaatattaaaatgaatccTTTGATCTGAATATTAGTCACTCTTAATCTCAACATGCGTGCCGGCTACGAGTGAGTCAGAGAAGCATATTTGGGCAGGGAAGCTTTAATTCTGAGCGCTTGTTGTCTTTCTGCTTTATACAGTTCCACGTGTGGGCAGCAGCATAATACAAACACAGCTTTGTCAGTGCCTGAGTAACGGAGGCCGATGCCAACATGCTGCCAATTAAAGCCCCGTCCTCCTGCACGGGCGTTCGACGGTGTTTTCCAAAGCACGTCAAGAGTAGCGAGCCGGGATTCAAACCCTCCGTGACGTGATGCAACAACACTGAGAAGGATGATCCCCTCAAAGGTGTGTGGGAATCAGTGATGGAAATGTTGTAATCCACTAAACCCTAAAATGGAAACatatttgggttttgtttttttaggaagaagaggaggagaagacagaGGCTGCCTGGTGGTTTCCTCTAGGTTTTTTAAGCCATTTATGAAAAATTCTTAGTTCCGTTCTGTTTTTTTGGTGAAATATCCCTTTATTTTCAAGACACTATATTAATAATGTTGTGTGTGAGAATTCGGAGTGTTGAAAACCAATTTAATGAAATGAAGTGAGGAATAATCTCACCATTCCTTGGCAGATGGTGCTTCACTGTTGGTCATGAAGAGCTGAGAGAGCGCGTCTTCCATGGAATCGGAAGCCTGAGACATCCAGACGTGGGGCGAGGAGGCCAAAATCTTGCCCATCTGTGAACGCGGGTTAGTACAAGCTGATCGTCTTTGTCCGTTTCACGATATCGAGCCAACATTTGTGCCGGAACACAAGTCGTCATATGAATGAGGCTCCTCAAATTCATCATTTTGGAATAATGGGATGCATTTTTGAAAAGTATCGTAAAATAACTAAAAGTACCTGTGGGTTTTTTAGGATTATAGCCAAGTCAGCAGGGCTCTTGCCAGTTTTGGTGGTTAAGGTTTTGTCTGCTccgagctggaggagcttgAGCACTGCCTCCTGTCTGCCGTGCTGCACTGCTATAGACAAAgcctgaaggggggggggggggggggggtagtttaTACCAGATAAAATGCAGTGACTGGATGTAAAATAGTGGCTTACTGTGTATCCATAATCATCTTGGGCATTGATTTCTGCTCCATAGGACATCAGCAGGTTGATGACTTTGCTGTAGCCGCTCTTGGCTGCAAACATCAAGCAGGACATCCGAGACCTAAAAGGTCAGATGGAAAAAAGATGGAAGCGGCACTAAACCAGGTGAATAAGCAGAGACAAAGAAGATTAAAAAgcgagtaaaaaaaaaagagatgaggacAAGTACAGGAACGCCCACAAGAGGGCAGTAGAGATCAAATCATCAGGCACAGATATATTATAGACACTTTcaacactgaaacatttaaataccGGATGTTTTCCATCTCCACTTTAGCTACATAGATCAATGAAATGTAGGGTAGCAAGTTACTTTTGGCAAGGCAGCAATTTTGGGGGTTTTGGATAGAAGCAAAACAAGAATTTTAATAATAAACCGACCTTTCAATGAACTATTCTTCATACGACTCGAGCAAGTTAGAGCAACGGTTTAATATAAAGCCTAGTTTTAACAATTCTGCCTTTTCCTGGGTGTGAGAACCACGGCTGTATGCAAACAATGGCTGCGCTGCATCTCACAGCAGCTTCAACACGGTGAGAAAAAGGCCTCCATTCACACAggagtgggatgggggggggcaatccATCACCTCAATTAATACTCTCACAGGAAACAGTGGATGTGAGACAGCCAGAAACACGTGTGACAGTGGGGCTATTTAAAGAGACATAACTCACGTCTGCTcacgagggaaaaaaaaacttccctGTCAGGCAACTTCCCTTTTTATTTGTAATTCATGTTTTGAAGTGATCGCTGGCCTTTAAACACAAGGACACGTGTTTTGTTTACAGCTACCAGGCTAAATAGAGAGGAGTCTTCAGTATTATTTGACACATAGCTGCACTAACAATGAAGCAGGTCTTTTTATATGCCGACTGAGAATTTAGATGTTGGTTTCCAACCATCTAAAGTTCCATTCTCACCAATTAACACATATGCATAATGAATTTTTGATTCTTACTATGCCCATATACCCTCAGGCAGGTGTTCTCCAAAAGCTGACTCTCTTAATCACACATTTATTAAATGCCAGCAAATCCAAAAAAGTTAATGATCCATGTGAAGTCAAACAAAAGGCTTTGACGTACGACTGGTGATTACTTTACGCACATTCCTCCGCGCAATTAATCACTGCGAAAAGGATAAATGGCGTTCACTTCACCTCAGACCGTACAGTATTTTCCCAAGCCCGGTGCTGGTGCCAGACAGGTACAAGGTCGGGCACAGTCAGGCACTGAGCGTTTCATATGTGCTGGCCAGTTTCTCCAAACAGAGAGCTGATCAATGCAGAGACAGCTGGAAATAAACACGAGTCCCGGGAGATGAACGACTCTCACAACACCCGCGACAGCGTCACAAGACAAACACCCGACACAAAGAGGTGCTTTGATGCATTTGTAACGTAGACGTGTCATTTGAGGGGTCTGCCCCTCTATAAATTGCATTCATTTACTCTAAACGTGCTCTCAGCAGCAGATAACTGCTTGTTGCTTGGTGTCCTCAGCAGACACACTCAGCCTCGGTCTGTGTTTAGCTCTGCTGTAAGCTATTATCCCTGGTAGTTGTTAGCTACTGTACCTTAGCCAAACACACCAGGAGGACGCTGCTGATCACCAACAGCTAACGTCCAACCTGCTCTGCTCCTGACCATTGCAGCGCCGACCCAACCAGTCTTCCGCATGCAACCGATGCAGAATTGCTTTGGCCGGCCTGGATTACGACATATTAGACAGATGGTCTGACGCCGTGGTAATAATTGAAAAACTCGTCCCACTAAACTATAGCCCTTTAGCCCAAAGAGCCACCTTCTTTATGTAATATTGTGAGTACTGATGTTAGTTGTATTAATGGAATTGGTTTTTTAAAAGCGGGGAGACAGCAAAATATTAGCAATGTTTCTAGAGATGAAGGTTATCATAGGGTAGCTGTGAAGGTGAGGAGGTGCCGTTCACATCCATTATTTCAGCATTTTTCTCTGAAGCTGAGGGGGAAACTGGAGTAAACACAGCATCAAACATATGTGCAGTTCAGGCTGGCTTCTTCCAGCCTTGATGGTTAACACATATCAGCAAAGTGAACATCAAAAAGGACACATGGAGGCGATGGACCCCACATCGAGCGAGCGCAGGGCTCCCAGAGCCCGTGGTGGTGCTTATTTACACTATAAtgccaggaggagcagctggaggagattATTGGTTTGATATTCAGACGTAAGAGGTGAAGCGAGGGAAGGGGCGGTTTATCATCTGCACCCGCACGAACCTCATTCTTTCGCTCTGGATGTTGTGCAGCACCGGGTCCCTTTTCGTCTCCGCCGCCTCCCCTCGTCTGCATCCTCCTGTGTCTTATTAGCCTGCTTCAAATATTTTGTCTAGGAAAGAACCAATAAATTTCCTGACACTACAGCTTGTCCATGTGTTCCATCGGGGGGTTTTTAGGTGGTGCATGTCGTGCGTAGAATGACACACGAGCAGTGACTGAGTGGCAAGGGATTTGAGAAAGCTAAACAAGGAAGCAACTGGGGGCTGAATCCCTCTTTTGACAGCAGAAACTCGCAGATGGAACCAGTAAAATTGTTCCAAGAGCGATCTCCGTATATTTTCAACGCCGTGGAATTTTTTACTCAGAGATATTGAGACAAGACAATATCCATGTTTTCCaagacggacggatggatggatggacgggaaATACTAAATATTTGGTTTCTAGGTCAAGGATCTATAACGTTGCTCTAAACGTTTATCAAGATACAACTTTGATCTTTAACTGCACCTTACGGCTGCTTCAGCTTCAGAGCCATTTACCCCTACAAGCACCAGGGTTTCTACAAAGTAGTAAAAAGGTCCTAAAGCCTCTCTGCCTGCTCCGTAcaatctgtgtttgtttgtccgTCTGTCTGATACCCTTCCGTAAATGCACATGCCATAACAGGAcattccaaacaaaacacacatgcagtatAGGGCAATGTGGCGCCCATAATGCTACCACATGGCAGCTACACACAAGAAGAAGCATCAAAGGAAACTTGATCCAGCGCCTCTCTTTTTTCATCCGGTGTTCATGTCAGGTCAGGGTGCTTTTAATTGGCCTGCGTCAACACGGGTGCCTACAGTGCCGAAACGCCTATAAACCCTTTGGCACCTCACCTGTCCACCATGTTGGGATCGGCGTTTCTGGAGAGCAGAAGCTCCACGCAGCGAGCAATTCTGTCTTCTTTAGCAGAAGCTGTGATGCAGGCCATGAGGACTGTCCAGTGATCTGCAGGCATAACACATCAGTCAtcggttaaaaaaacaaacaaggccAATTTAAGAATTCTATGTTTTTAAAGATGTGTTGAGTCTCCCAAGCCCGAGGTTGTTTGCTCTGGTCTGAATCATCCGACAGGATTGTGGAATTTTAACTGGGTTGATTTGATAGAAGAGTTTTCAGAGTAGAACACAACAGTGACGATGGTTGCATGTATGAAACGTTCAGAACTATGAGCTGTGGACGTGGATTTCAAGTGTTGATCCCGCAGAAACAAAAGGTCCTTTCGTATTCCAATACCCAAAACCATGGAATTCACGGCTTGTGGTCCTGTTTACCGTCTCATCAGGAGGACGGTGTAAAGGTTTGTTAGGGTCAAGGCTGCTTATTTTCCAGGGTCTTGGGTccaattgttttctttttttaagcagaCAAAAAGAATCTTCTGAGATGGACTAAAGCTTCTAAAGTGTTTCAACTAGAGGCTGTTGAAATTGACTGGACATAGTTTCTACACTACTGAAGTTGAGATCGGAACCAGATACGACTGACTCGAGATGGGAAACATTGCTTAAAATTCCTTCTGTCTTGTTCTTTTGTAGATCCCAATGTCCTTCCAAGTGAGAATCTCGGTGTATGTAGCTTCCTGTGTCTTTGTTTGGCTCTTACTGGTGTGCGAGTACTGGTTTATAGTGCGTGTGGGGGTATAAACCTGTTGGCCTGGTTTGCATTGCGAAGACTGGAGGAAATATGTGCGAGTCGAGAACATTGGTGAGCAGGCAAGATAGGAGCACGCTGTTATCATTAACACTCACGCATCCCTGCACTCGACCCTGGCTGCTCCAATAAGTGCCATCAGGAGAAGACCACGCATCAGTCCAGTTAATTGCTTCCTTCATTTGCCTCAAGATCATGTGAGTGTGGGTTTGACTCAATATTCTGGACAAGGAATTACATGACATCACATATAGATATTCCTGTGGTTACAAGCAGGGGCTTGGGATGCAAATATGTATTAGAACCCAAAGAGGAGAAATAACTGGGAATGAAATGCAAAACGTGTGTATATATGGGCAAATTTAACATAGAAGCAAGCTTGTGAATGTCtcattatttttctattttagcCAGCTTGACCATGATCAAGCATGTTAATTTAAGTTTTCTTGCTCTGAAATTAGATTGAATCTAGCTAAAAGGATCAAGTTTCACATTCACTGTCAACATTAAGTAACGCCAGATCTGGTTTTTCTTGGTGCAGACTGCTCCCGTGGTCTTTGGCAGTTGTACGCAAGGAAATTGAAAAAAGGTGCCACGGAAGATGATAGCTCAAGTCAAAAGCGACTGGTATTGTCTGGAGATCAGACAAGGCTGTTTGATATCAAAGTCTTAAAGGTAGCGATGCAATGGCATTTCTAAATCAAACTTTTGATTTTCATGTAAAAAGCAGGAATTTTAGATTCATCCTTTAGTTGAGGAATGCACAATATTGGATTTTTGTGCAGTTATTCAATATCCTGATGctttcaaaccttttttttttttacattttccacACGATTGGAGATTATTGAAGACAACTCTAGAGGATATAACACATGTCTACTGTAGTCATGTTGGGCCAAAAGCAGATGTACATAGACAAAATAGAACAGATTGCATATTTGATTCTACAGATtatagtttattttaaatatcaatTAGTTTAAAGTGGTTTCACAATGATCTGTGTTCATCTGACCTTTGTGGAAGCTGGCATTGGCCCCTCggtccagcagcagtttgcTCAGGTTATAATTGGCCACATTAACAGCACACATCAGTGGAGTCCATTCAAAGTTCAGCCTCGTCTCCACATCCAAGCCTGTCCACAACCACAGAATTAACTCACTCTACATACATAACAAATATGCAGGCAGAATAAAAATCTGGCATCCTGGTAATAATTTCAGGCAAAATTAGTACTACTGATGCATTTGTGTGAGAAACTAGTCAATCCAGTGTCCAACCTTCAGACCTGAACATAGGATATTCCCAACAGAGAGGGATGTGCTTAATCGTCACACATAAAATAAAAGGAGTACCGGTACACACCTTTGTCCAACAGCTGCGTAACAGTCTCAATGTCTCCATTGGTGATGGCTCGTTTCAAAGTCACCACATCCCCTTCTCCACTCGCAACAGCATCCAGGTCCTGGAACACAAGTAGAACTGTTATATTTCTATATATATGCAAGAAAATAGGGGGGGAAAACAATGCAGACTTTGACTGTAGCAGGCAGAAACAAACTGAAAATACTACAATATTGTAAGGCAATGTGGTTGAGGCTTTCTTTTTTATGAATTTATAATTAAGAATAACTTTTGACTATGGTCAGATGATACTTCtaatttttattgttttaaaatcctAAATAGCCACTCTCGTTCCATCACAAGTGAAACAATATTATTGAAAAATGAGATTATTTTCTGATTGAACCAGGTAATCGTTATTCAAAATAATGTAGCTCCTCGCGCCAACGGCCCGCCCAATCAAACAATGGCGCGAGGTGGGGAAAGGAGCGCGAGTTCATTCACTTCCgccatttttaaaactttaaacacacgcatttaaattttaatttctggTTTAATCgttttttccccatttccatGTCATAAAAACAGAGGTTTAAACAAAATCTGTTCAATTAAACGCACATCTAAAACGTGACCCCTGAGACGCAGAGAAGCTAATCATTTAGCCCTGATTTTGTCAAGCTGGAGGACTTCCGACGAACCTGGACACGGGGAGTCTTTTCATACGACGTTCCGATATCCCACTCGTCGTCGCTGAAGTCGCTTTCCTCTCCCGCTGGATACGCATTGTCCATTTTTAGAGTTCGTTCTTTCGACGACGATCGTTCTTCCGCTGATCAAGTTCTCGCGACGTCGTCCAGCGTCTGGTCACGCCCACCCGGTTATATACCGGCCGCCGAATCGGGGCGCTCGCTGTTAGCATTGACTTTGGCCCCAACTTTTAACTCAAACGCCGACGTTCTGAGCGCAAAACTCCAGCGAAAGTCACAATTTTCGCCACTGGGGCCGCTGTGAAAGTTGGCCCGTTGTCGTCGTCAGTCAATCACGCAATTAATACTATCGCCGGTTCGTGTTTGTCTAGAATTAGCATAAACAGATGTCACCTGTCGTCTCCCGTTCATGTTGCTGATGCAGGTAAGTGTTTGTGCTCCTTTCTGTTCACATTTCAGCGGATTAGAGGAAAAAGCTCATCCTAAATCAAGTCATTTCAAGCAGGAACCCAGGGGTTTAGCCTCCCCTGGGTTCCTGCTTTTTATCAGCAAGCTGAACACTGGTGAAACCACCCTTCCCTTTTTTTACTTTTGGCTTCTCTTTTGTGCTCAGCCCTTTAGTTGAAACTGGAATTGGCTTGAAATCAGCGTTTAGTTCAAAGGAATTTGCGATTGCAGTCATTTATTAACGTTTGCGTACAAAGACCGGAAATGTCCAGCAGGGGCCAGACCTTTCCCTCCACGCACCAAACCTCCGGAGCACTTTTATATATTCAACGCTTCATCGCTTCTTTTACatatgtaaatatatacatattggGTTTTTAAAGTGTTGATAAACGTGAAGTAACTAGGAAAGGGTAATTTGTTAAATTAACCATATCGGTTATGGTTTGCGTAATGATTCACTGTTATAAGATGCACATGTTCAGAGTAATTGGGTAGGAAATAAATCTCATGTCTTAACAATTGATTGTGTTGATGAAATTATCttgattattgtttttaatctagatttaagtgttttttggttgttgtttttttcttgaaatACTTTCCGGATTTTCATCTTTTATCTGTGTTCCTGTATGGAATGCCAGGAAGCTTTGATCCTCCCTGTGAAACGGTGTAGCCTAAAACTTATTTTAAAAGTTTCAACTTCATTTGGAAATGCTGTTTATTACAAAAGATGAATAATACGGAATAAAGTGAAATGAAAGCCCGGCCAGAGACTGTCCCCTGCAGCTGCATTAAAACCATCTTTGTCTTCCACTTAGTTTCTCTTTCCAGTATTACACCAAATGACCGATGCTCTGAATTAAATATTACCTTATTATAAATGATAGACTagataaatgtctttttttattcattaacaCACCGAATGCACCAATATGTACTTTGTCAATGGctgctgaaacatttaaaatgctggGATTTTTATCGTTTAGGTTTTGATACAGACATTTTAACAAAACGGCTGAAACCGAAGGCAGCAATATAGAATCTGTGCGAACAGCATTGAATACCTCACTCGGGCTGCTCCCAGTTGTTGTGGTTCACTTTATTTGGCTTCATCCGAGTTGCGACAATGCGCAGCCCAGGCGGCGTGGAAGTGACGTGCGTCTCCGTGCGCTTTTGCGAGCCCATAAAGGATGGACAGTCCTCCCACTGgcgcacagagcagcagagagccgcGCACGGCAACAGTCTGGTCCGAGGAGAAGCAAGAAATCCCAACCGAAGAGGTCGCGGAGACGCAAGGTGGAGGACGGACGAAGCGAGCACATCCTCTCCACGAGGTCGCGCACACGGAGCCACGCGGGGGGACACAAATGTGACCGACGCGCTCGGGAGCGACTCAGGTGCACACGAACCAAACTGGCGGCGCGCTTAGAATGCAGAAGTCACCAGTGGAAGATGCCAACTTCTTATCCAAATTTTTCTTCTGGTAAGACGAGTTTCGTCTGAGTCGTCTTTTTTGAGGAAGGTGCAGGTTCGGTTCCGAGGCTCGTGTCGGTATTAACGCGTCTCACTCTTTAAGTTTATCCCAATAAGGTGAAACCTTTTAGGCACAAATACGGGGGGTGAATTAAATGAATTTGCTCTGGAAAACGACCTCTAAAGTGAGACACCGGACCAATTAGCTATAGTTCAAATTACCAAATTATGTCATGAAGTTTGATCGTGAATAAAATTTCAGTGACGTCACATTGAGAATATTTACCTAGCCCACAGGTGTCACGCCTGATTTGATTTGTGTGTCGTCTCTGTAGTTGAAGTGATGTAAACTCGTTAATGTCAGCCTTTAGAACCTGTGGTCAccgaggctgctgcagctctcaccttttctctttcctctcattgGTCTGCTGAGCATCATGGGTACAACTGCAGATAAATCCGGCTCAGTGCAAAAATCCAACATTTATGTCCACTATATTGCCTCTGTGATATTGGCAGTTTCTCGTGCACCCGAGTCCGAGTGGACTATCAGACCTTTGAAGAGATGACGCCCACTGTCTTGTATGGTTGTGTGCAGGTGGACCTCACCACTGCTGAGGAAAGGCTTCAAGAAGAAGTTGGAGCTCTCAGATGTTTACAAAGCTCCTTCTTTTGATCTTGCGGACAACCTCTCTGAAAGACTTGAAAGGTTTGTGCAGCTCTTAATGATGAAATTCACATTTAATGGAAACTATCAACTCACACTGACAGCAGAATTATTGATATAATATGCAGGCTGGTCAATGAATCTACATTCTTTCTATCCAGTTTATAAATTTACTACCCTGTTCAGCTTGAGTTCTTGGTAAACACAAGGCTGCCTCTGTTCTGACATCTTCAATACAAAAAAATTTGATTTTTCTCTGAAAATACCTGCAAGTATTGGCAGcatgcagagagcagcagctctaaAAGGTCAGGACAGGCACTTCAGCTCTTAATGAGCACCATCACACTGAATAAATGCAGCACACAACCAATTCCAGATGCATAGAAGAGTTCCACAATGTAGGTCCACTCTCTATCTCGTCAATGTTATTCGTAATTTTAACAATTAAGAAATGCAAGTGTAACGGCAAAGATCAGCCTGGTTCCATTCTGACTAGTGGGCGTTTGTGGTATTGCAGGGAAAATATAAACGAGTTGCATTTGCAGACTTTTACTTTAATCCAGTCAAGTAAAATTTGTCTAAAAAATTTGTCATTCTGTGGTTGAAGAATTGCTCAAAGTCCTGCAACCCACAAGTCTTCACCGTCAGGCTTTTTATGCATGCCGTGCATGTTTACTGTATCTGCCAAGTTAAAATATGGGCTGGCATTTGCAAAGTCTAGACATAAACCCAATGCATGTGTGCCAAACAAACAATCAGGCAATACATGATGGACAAGGTTAACATGGATGTGAATGGTTTTAGTGATGATATCTTGATTttacttctttatttttaataatggcTAATGGCCATGACTGTCCTGCATCAGCCTTGCTTCCTAGTAACCCAGGGGCCCGTGTCACACTAAATTGTGCCAACATGGCCGTTAATATACTTGGGAGTAAAGAAGCTGACCTTTTAGAAAGGGCCCAGTGCCCACTGGGAGATGAATGGTCAGCAGTGGctgatttttacttttattatACTGACGAAGCAAACGGTGCGGGTTTCTGGGAACGTGAACTTTACGCCCAAAGCACATAAGAGCTCATGAGCTAAGAGCTCATGCAAACGCAGGGATCTGTTATGCAggaaaaaaatttaaaaaaatcctccaTCAAGTCTTGAAAAGAGACTTAAATGAGATACAAATTGGACTATTATTTGCCCCTTTTTGGTTCACCATTTAGTTTAGTGTTTATTAATTAGTGTTTATTTCATATGTTTTGTTGGGATCCTTTTACACATGAACAAAAGTGTATCCGCATATTTTATCCCTTTACCCTGAATTTCGAAGGTGTGAGTAAATGTTGCTGTCTGACAGGATTATTTTAGACCGCTTTACTCATCCTGAACTATTTGTCCCACCACTCACCACTGCGCTGGTCAGCCAAACATCCCAGTTTGAGAGTGTGACCAGTTACTGTAGCTGGAACTGAAGTGAATCCAATAAGTTTGTAACAAAGACATCAAACAAGCCAACATGGGAAATAAACAAGTGAAATAAGTGAATCATGAACTATTTATAGTCAAGGGGATTCCATTTGTAATTTCTGACATGAAAATAAAGCCTTGCTGCTTGTACCTGCACAGACTCGGCGGCTGattaaaaggaggaaaaaaaaatgcattggTCTGTTGCCTTCAGCCAAACAAACCCTGAATCTGGCTGGTATTTTGTGACTCTCCGGCCCCGTCTCCCCCGCTGTTGTAACTGTGCAGTAACTATCCTTCCTGCAGAGAATGGGACAGAGAGATCGTCTCAGCCAAGAAGCGACCCAAGCTCATGAGAGCGCTGGCCCGATGCTTCCTAGGACCTTTCCTGTTCTTTGGCATCCTCCTCTACCTCGGGGTGAGTCTAATTTTGAAGGTAAACTCTGGAATATTagattcagttttattttaaatcattcagACCATAACAGCACTCACCGTATCTCTTACCAAGGGACAGTTAACCTTCCTTGTTAGCTCAACATTTATGAGTGTACCTTTTCTTTGTCGGCCATCCTGCTTAATGTGGAAATGTGTGGGTTTTCCGTGCATCTCCTTTTACTGTGGCCATGTCCCCTACACTTGAACTGTCCCGTCTGGGCTCCCGTTCTCCATTATCTCCATATTCTTTGTCACCACACTGGTTTGTGCTGGCCAGGTCACCTGTTATCAGGTCCAATCCAGTTCCACCTTCAGCCACTCTATGAAAACTGAGCCCACTTGTCCACGGTGTCATCCAGGCAATTACATTCACAAATATCTGCAGCGAGCGTGAGTGTGATAGTGTTTAAAAGTTATTATCCATAGGATATAGTGGGTAAATATCTCACATTATCTCTCTGGCACCTCTTGATCATCCCTAATGAAAGGTTTTCCTGGTAGGAACCAACACCGAGTCGG
This window harbors:
- the asz1 gene encoding ankyrin repeat, SAM and basic leucine zipper domain-containing protein 1 isoform X2, producing the protein MDNAYPAGEESDFSDDEWDIGTSYEKTPRVQDLDAVASGEGDVVTLKRAITNGDIETVTQLLDKGLDVETRLNFEWTPLMCAVNVANYNLSKLLLDRGANASFHKDHWTVLMACITASAKEDRIARCVELLLSRNADPNMVDRSRMSCLMFAAKSGYSKVINLLMSYGAEINAQDDYGYTALSIAVQHGRQEAVLKLLQLGADKTLTTKTGKSPADLAIILKNPQMGKILASSPHVWMSQASDSMEDALSQLFMTNSEAPSAKECVKKLDEIQLLLHGLDLGYLTDIMTIGVTDPGDQQKVMNALQQMTLDKVDLNTIDQFGAADSGSEEFYNFLISVRQQCCYLTETIQDVMSRFPCHPSQIVFSLDPKKEAQAICNQLVIQTEDLQKEVICLHKLLCQLDDTEESCQPPPPESRSYWRMRFLSRAALSVLGATCFLVVYGATSGKFNLQVCRNPC
- the asz1 gene encoding ankyrin repeat, SAM and basic leucine zipper domain-containing protein 1 isoform X1 encodes the protein MDNAYPAGEESDFSDDEWDIGTSYEKTPRVQDLDAVASGEGDVVTLKRAITNGDIETVTQLLDKGLDVETRLNFEWTPLMCAVNVANYNLSKLLLDRGANASFHKDHWTVLMACITASAKEDRIARCVELLLSRNADPNMVDRSRMSCLMFAAKSGYSKVINLLMSYGAEINAQDDYGYTALSIAVQHGRQEAVLKLLQLGADKTLTTKTGKSPADLAIILKNPQMGKILASSPHVWMSQASDSMEDALSQLFMTNSEAPSAKECVKKLDEIQLLLHGLDLGYLTDIMTENDITWSHLLSMEKEDLEKIGVTDPGDQQKVMNALQQMTLDKVDLNTIDQFGAADSGSEEFYNFLISVRQQCCYLTETIQDVMSRFPCHPSQIVFSLDPKKEAQAICNQLVIQTEDLQKEVICLHKLLCQLDDTEESCQPPPPESRSYWRMRFLSRAALSVLGATCFLVVYGATSGKFNLQVCRNPC